In Zobellia roscoffensis, the following are encoded in one genomic region:
- a CDS encoding helix-turn-helix domain-containing protein, whose translation MRIGLFPITKHSIDNGVNSRELAYNTAMQTKACTLGKGGEGGQEELLLDGASVLLRKLGLDSFSRIEYENTHFCFGIHFLLEGNYKFISVENKIKVNINSGSYNLVQWPKIIGVEKLKGKEYVSVDIFFTKEFLEDLFGAETDSAFENFVDTSIKKPKYLWSEGRPISNKLRLLLLEILHCSYTGSARTNFIESQIRCLMIEVFLGKDNSMEEVGKNVTLSALDKEVIDEVVSYIKQNLKRKLTIKELSEIAGFNTTKLKSCFKKVHQTTIFKFITQLRMEKARLLVLEENYTIAQASYEVGYSNPQHFTVAFKKTMGYLPSLLLTNLS comes from the coding sequence ATGAGAATAGGCCTTTTTCCAATTACGAAACATAGTATTGACAATGGCGTTAATTCCAGAGAATTGGCTTATAATACTGCTATGCAGACTAAAGCATGTACACTTGGAAAAGGAGGTGAGGGAGGTCAAGAGGAATTACTGTTAGATGGGGCTTCGGTACTATTGAGGAAGTTAGGTTTAGACAGTTTTTCTAGGATAGAATATGAAAATACCCATTTCTGTTTCGGAATCCATTTTTTGCTTGAAGGCAACTATAAGTTTATAAGTGTAGAAAATAAAATCAAAGTAAATATTAACTCTGGAAGCTACAATCTTGTGCAATGGCCAAAAATCATAGGAGTTGAAAAGCTCAAGGGAAAAGAGTATGTTTCAGTAGATATTTTTTTTACTAAGGAGTTTCTTGAAGACTTATTCGGGGCAGAGACTGATTCTGCTTTTGAGAATTTCGTTGATACTTCCATAAAAAAACCAAAATACCTATGGAGCGAAGGGAGGCCTATATCTAATAAATTAAGGCTCTTACTCTTAGAAATTTTACATTGTTCATATACCGGAAGCGCCAGAACCAATTTTATAGAATCCCAAATACGATGCTTGATGATAGAGGTGTTTTTAGGGAAAGATAATAGTATGGAGGAGGTAGGGAAGAATGTAACACTATCTGCTTTGGATAAGGAGGTCATAGATGAAGTGGTTTCATATATTAAACAGAACCTTAAGCGGAAATTAACCATTAAGGAACTGTCCGAAATAGCTGGATTCAATACTACCAAACTAAAAAGTTGTTTCAAGAAGGTGCATCAAACCACAATCTTTAAGTTTATTACACAGCTTCGTATGGAAAAGGCGAGACTTTTGGTGTTAGAGGAAAATTACACCATTGCCCAAGCATCTTATGAAGTAGGATATTCCAACCCACAACATTTTACAGTTGCCTTTAAGAAGACTATGGGGTATTTGCCTAGTCTTTTGCTTACCAATTTGTCGTAA
- the rplT gene encoding 50S ribosomal protein L20: MPRSVNAVASRARRKKVMKQAKGYFGRRKNVWTVAKNAVEKAMLYAYRDRRNKKRTFRALWITRINAGARLHGLSYSQFMGKLKASEIELNRKVLADLAMNHPEAFKAIVDQVK; this comes from the coding sequence ATGCCAAGATCAGTAAATGCAGTTGCTTCTAGAGCCAGAAGAAAAAAGGTGATGAAGCAAGCCAAAGGTTACTTTGGAAGACGTAAAAACGTTTGGACAGTAGCCAAAAATGCGGTAGAAAAAGCAATGTTATATGCTTACCGCGACAGAAGAAACAAGAAAAGAACCTTCCGTGCCCTATGGATTACCCGTATTAATGCAGGTGCCCGTTTACACGGATTGTCTTACTCTCAGTTTATGGGGAAATTAAAAGCTAGCGAAATTGAATTGAACAGAAAAGTTCTTGCAGATTTAGCAATGAATCATCCAGAAGCTTTTAAGGCCATCGTAGACCAGGTTAAATAA
- the rpmI gene encoding 50S ribosomal protein L35, with product MPKQKTKSSAKKRFKLTGTGKIKRKHAFKSHILTKKSKKRKLKLTHDGLVHQADVNSIKEQLRLK from the coding sequence ATGCCTAAACAAAAAACAAAATCGAGTGCCAAAAAGCGTTTTAAGCTTACCGGTACTGGTAAAATTAAAAGGAAGCACGCTTTTAAGAGTCACATCTTGACTAAAAAGTCTAAAAAGCGTAAGCTTAAGTTAACACATGATGGATTAGTTCATCAAGCGGATGTTAACAGTATTAAAGAACAATTACGTTTAAAGTAA
- the thrS gene encoding threonine--tRNA ligase codes for MIKITLPDGNIKEFTKGSTPMDIAKSISEGLARNVISAKFNDTTVETVTPLNEDGTLVLYTWNDKEGKKAFWHSSSHIVAQALEELYPGIKLTIGPAIENGFYYDVDFGEHTLSEKDFTAIEKKALEIARGKHDFKLRPISKADALSLYKSQGNEYKVELIENLEDGSITFCDHDTFTDLCRGGHIPNTGIVKAIKILNVAGAYWRGDENKPQLTRVYGISFPKQKELTEYLALIEEAKKRDHRKLGKELELFTFSQKVGQGLPLWLPKGAALRERLENFLKKAQKKAGYEMVVTPHIGQKELYVTSGHYAKYGEDSFQPIKTPKMDEEFLLKPMNCPHHCEIFNFKPHSYKDLPKRFAEFGTVYRYEQSGELHGLTRVRGFTQDDAHIFCTPDQLDEEFKNVIDLSLYVLGSLGFDNFTAQVSVRDLDTPDKYIGTVENWEKAENAIINAATEKGLDFIIEKGEAAFYGPKLDFMVKDALGRQWQLGTIQVDYNLPERFELTYKGSDNELHRPIMIHRAPFGSMERFIALLLEHTGGNFPLWLIPEQAIVLPVSEKHEKYAEKVLNSLENDEIRALVDDRNETVGKKIREAEMNKIPFMLIVGENEEASNTISVRRHGGEDLGSITLEQFSDLVTKEINSTLKSF; via the coding sequence ATGATAAAAATTACATTACCTGACGGAAATATAAAGGAGTTCACAAAAGGAAGCACTCCTATGGATATTGCAAAAAGTATTAGTGAAGGTCTTGCACGAAACGTGATTTCAGCAAAATTCAACGATACGACCGTAGAAACCGTCACCCCTCTTAATGAAGATGGGACACTTGTTCTTTACACATGGAACGACAAAGAAGGTAAAAAAGCTTTTTGGCACTCTTCTTCGCACATTGTTGCTCAAGCACTAGAAGAATTATATCCTGGTATAAAATTGACGATTGGGCCTGCTATTGAAAATGGTTTTTATTATGATGTTGATTTTGGCGAGCACACTCTTTCTGAAAAAGATTTTACTGCAATAGAAAAAAAGGCTCTTGAAATTGCTCGTGGCAAACATGATTTTAAACTAAGACCCATATCTAAAGCAGACGCTCTATCCTTATATAAGAGTCAAGGAAACGAATACAAGGTAGAACTTATCGAAAATCTTGAGGACGGCAGTATTACTTTTTGCGACCATGATACATTTACGGACTTGTGCCGCGGTGGACATATACCCAATACAGGTATTGTTAAAGCGATAAAAATACTAAATGTTGCAGGTGCTTACTGGAGGGGTGACGAAAACAAACCGCAACTAACCCGTGTTTATGGAATCTCTTTTCCAAAGCAGAAAGAGCTTACAGAATATCTTGCGCTAATAGAAGAAGCAAAAAAGCGCGACCATAGAAAACTTGGTAAAGAGCTTGAACTTTTTACATTCTCCCAAAAAGTTGGACAAGGATTGCCGTTGTGGCTTCCTAAAGGTGCTGCGCTAAGAGAGCGATTGGAAAACTTTTTAAAGAAAGCCCAAAAGAAAGCTGGTTACGAAATGGTGGTTACACCTCATATTGGCCAAAAAGAGCTTTATGTAACTTCAGGCCATTATGCTAAATACGGAGAGGACAGCTTTCAACCTATAAAAACTCCCAAAATGGACGAGGAGTTTTTATTAAAACCAATGAACTGTCCCCACCACTGTGAGATTTTCAATTTTAAACCACATTCCTATAAAGATTTACCAAAACGTTTTGCTGAGTTCGGTACGGTATATAGATACGAACAAAGTGGTGAACTTCATGGCCTAACCAGAGTAAGAGGTTTTACTCAAGATGATGCACACATTTTCTGTACCCCTGACCAACTTGATGAAGAATTTAAAAATGTTATAGACCTATCTTTATATGTATTGGGTTCTCTAGGGTTTGACAACTTCACAGCCCAAGTATCTGTAAGGGATTTGGATACGCCCGACAAATATATAGGTACTGTAGAGAACTGGGAAAAAGCAGAAAATGCTATTATCAATGCTGCCACAGAAAAGGGATTGGATTTCATAATTGAAAAAGGTGAAGCTGCTTTTTATGGCCCTAAACTAGATTTTATGGTGAAGGACGCCCTAGGCAGACAATGGCAATTAGGAACCATACAAGTAGATTACAACCTGCCTGAGCGTTTTGAACTTACTTACAAGGGAAGCGACAATGAATTGCACAGACCTATTATGATTCACCGTGCTCCTTTTGGCAGTATGGAAAGATTCATAGCCCTGTTACTGGAGCATACAGGAGGAAATTTTCCATTATGGTTGATACCTGAGCAAGCTATTGTACTGCCTGTGAGCGAGAAACACGAAAAATATGCCGAAAAAGTTTTAAATTCCTTAGAAAATGACGAAATTCGCGCCCTCGTTGATGATAGGAATGAGACCGTAGGTAAGAAAATACGTGAAGCTGAAATGAATAAAATTCCTTTTATGCTGATCGTTGGGGAGAACGAAGAAGCGTCAAACACTATTTCTGTTCGCAGACATGGCGGTGAGGATTTAGGCTCTATTACCCTTGAACAGTTTTCAGACTTGGTAACTAAAGAAATAAATAGTACCTTAAAGTCGTTTTAA
- a CDS encoding HAD family hydrolase produces the protein MDLSKVKMVVTDMDGTLLNSNHEVSARFFELFEKMKQQGIIFVAASGRQYHSIVDKLLPIKDDIIVIAENGGFVMQNETEILATPLPYESKNSVLEVLDPIKNIHPVLCGKHNAYIKSDSEEFEAKLREYYTDYKVVNDLKDFDGEILKIAIYHFESSEKYIYPSVAHLEETLKVKVSGENWVDISSPNAHKGYALQKVQERFNVTPAETMVFGDYNNDLEMLALADFSFAMKNAHPNVKKAAKFETLNNDEFGVETILQKLIESHI, from the coding sequence ATGGATTTATCTAAAGTAAAAATGGTCGTCACAGATATGGACGGCACACTATTAAACTCTAATCATGAAGTAAGTGCTCGTTTTTTTGAGCTCTTTGAAAAAATGAAACAGCAAGGTATTATTTTCGTTGCTGCTAGTGGAAGACAATATCATAGTATTGTAGATAAACTGCTCCCTATTAAGGATGACATTATTGTTATTGCCGAAAACGGTGGTTTCGTCATGCAAAATGAAACCGAAATATTAGCTACACCACTACCATATGAGTCTAAGAATTCAGTTCTTGAAGTATTGGACCCCATTAAGAATATTCATCCGGTTCTTTGTGGTAAGCATAATGCCTATATAAAAAGTGATTCTGAAGAATTTGAAGCTAAACTACGCGAGTATTATACCGATTACAAGGTTGTTAATGATTTAAAAGATTTTGACGGAGAAATACTTAAAATCGCTATTTATCATTTTGAAAGCTCTGAAAAATATATCTATCCTTCTGTGGCTCACTTGGAAGAGACCTTAAAGGTGAAAGTATCCGGTGAAAACTGGGTAGATATCTCCAGTCCCAATGCACACAAGGGCTATGCACTTCAAAAGGTACAAGAGCGCTTTAATGTAACGCCAGCCGAAACCATGGTCTTTGGAGATTACAACAATGACCTTGAAATGCTAGCCCTTGCCGATTTTAGCTTCGCTATGAAAAATGCACACCCCAATGTAAAAAAGGCTGCAAAGTTTGAAACTCTGAACAATGACGAATTTGGTGTGGAAACCATATTGCAAAAACTCATTGAATCACATATATAA
- a CDS encoding secondary thiamine-phosphate synthase enzyme YjbQ has translation MKFYQKEIRLKAYNRGFHLVTQEVLYLFPELKNIKKGMCQIFIKHTSASLTINENADPTVRQDFESHMNKMVPENAPYYIHTYEGPDDMPAHIKASLMGASVQIPVTNGKLNLGIWQGIYLCEHRNHASGRNLVITAYGE, from the coding sequence ATGAAATTTTATCAAAAAGAAATAAGACTTAAAGCGTATAACCGTGGTTTTCATCTAGTAACCCAAGAAGTATTGTACTTATTTCCAGAGCTAAAAAATATTAAGAAAGGCATGTGTCAGATTTTTATAAAGCATACATCTGCAAGTTTAACTATTAATGAGAACGCAGACCCAACGGTGCGGCAAGACTTTGAGAGTCACATGAATAAAATGGTGCCCGAAAACGCTCCGTACTATATTCACACTTATGAGGGGCCGGATGATATGCCGGCACACATTAAAGCATCTCTGATGGGTGCTTCTGTCCAAATTCCTGTAACTAATGGTAAGTTGAATCTTGGCATCTGGCAAGGAATTTATCTTTGTGAGCATAGAAACCATGCATCCGGCAGAAACCTCGTTATCACGGCTTACGGGGAATAA
- the infC gene encoding translation initiation factor IF-3: protein MRKRFRPQPRRENKNPHKINEKILAPKVRLVGDNVEVGVYPIRVALDKSEEMGLDLVEISPNAEPPVCKIIDYKKFLYEQKKREKIMKAKATKVIVKEIRFGPNTDDHDYEFKKKHAEKFLQDGAKLKAYVFFKGRSIVYKDKGEILLLKLAQDLEELGKVEQLPRLEGKRMTMFIAPKTKK, encoded by the coding sequence ATACGAAAAAGATTTAGGCCCCAACCTAGGAGGGAAAATAAAAACCCTCACAAAATCAATGAAAAAATACTAGCACCTAAAGTAAGGTTGGTAGGTGACAACGTTGAAGTAGGTGTATACCCTATAAGGGTAGCTCTAGATAAATCGGAAGAAATGGGTTTGGACTTGGTAGAAATATCTCCAAACGCAGAACCACCGGTATGTAAGATTATAGATTACAAGAAGTTTCTTTACGAACAAAAGAAGCGTGAAAAAATCATGAAGGCCAAGGCCACAAAGGTTATCGTAAAAGAGATCCGTTTTGGTCCTAATACGGACGATCATGATTATGAATTTAAGAAAAAACACGCAGAAAAGTTCTTGCAGGACGGTGCTAAATTAAAAGCATACGTTTTCTTTAAGGGACGTTCTATAGTTTATAAAGATAAAGGTGAAATTTTACTTTTAAAACTTGCCCAAGATTTGGAAGAGTTAGGAAAAGTGGAACAATTACCAAGATTAGAGGGCAAGCGAATGACCATGTTCATAGCCCCTAAAACAAAAAAATAA